In Canis aureus isolate CA01 chromosome 6, VMU_Caureus_v.1.0, whole genome shotgun sequence, one genomic interval encodes:
- the CYB5R1 gene encoding NADH-cytochrome b5 reductase 1, protein MGFQPGPALLASLGVGLLTVLGLALGSYLARRSRRPKVTLLDPDEKYLLRLLDRTTVSHNTKRFRFALPSAHHVLGLPVGKHVYLSARIDGSLVIRPYTPVTSDEDLGYVDLVIKVYMKGVHPKFPDGGKMSQYLNSLKIGDVVEFRGPSGLLTYTGRGNFNIQPNKKSPPEPQVAKKLGMIAGGTGITPMLQLIRAILKDPEDPTQCSLLFANQTEKDIILREDLEELQARYPNRFKLWFTLDHPPEDWAYSKGFVTADMIREHLPAPGDDVLLLLCGPPPMVQLACHPNLDKLGYSQKMRFTY, encoded by the exons ATGGGCTTCCAGCCG GGCCCCGCGCTGCTGGCCTCCCTGGGCGTGGGGCTGCTGACTGTGCtcggcctggccctgggctcctaCCTGGCCCGGAGGTCCCGCCGGCCGAAGGTCACTCTGCTGGACCCCGATGAGAAGTACCTGCTGCGACTGCTGGACAGGACG ACCGTGAGCCACAACACCAAGAGGTTCCGCTTCGCCCTGCCCAGCGCCCACCACGTCCTGGGGCTGCCCGTGG GCAAACACGTCTACCTGTCTGCCCGGATCGACGGCAGCCTGGTCATCAGGCCGTACACGCCTGTCACGAGTGACGAGGACCTAGGCTACGTGGACCTTGTCATCAAG GTCTACATGAAGGGCGTACACCCCAAATTTCCTGACGGAGGGAAGATGTCTCAGTACCTGAACAGCCTGAAGATTGGGGACGTGGTGGAGTTCCGAGGGCCCAGCGGGCTGCTCACTTACACGGGGAGAG GGAATTTTAACATTCAGCCCAACAAAAAATCTCCGCCAGAACCCCAAGTGGCGAAGAAACTGGGAATGATTGCCGGCGGAACAG GAATCACCCCGATGCTACAGCTGATCCGGGCCATCCTGAAAGACCCTGAAGATCCAACCCAGTGCTCTCTGCTTTTTGCCAACCAG ACCGAAAAGGACATAATCTTGCGGGAGGACCTGGAGGAGCTGCAGGCCCGATATCCCAATCGCTTCAAGCTCTGGTTCACTCTGGATCACCCCCCAGAAG ACTGGGCCTACAGTAAGGGCTTCGTGACTGCTGACATGATCCGGGAGCACCTGCCCGCCCCAGGGGACGacgtgctgctgctgctctgtggGCCACCCCCAATGGTGCAGCTGGCCTGCCATCCTAACTTGGACAAACTGGGCTACTCACAAAAGATGCGATTCACCTACTGA